From Nissabacter sp. SGAir0207, a single genomic window includes:
- a CDS encoding type II TA system antitoxin MqsA family protein encodes MTCLSCGYHEFVAGKRSVPYRYKGKETVLLDVDAKYCAMCGDINLSGDLADDYIAKAKAFQALVDADYPDAKFIADVRIKLHLTQREASKIIGGGNSAFSQYEAGKRKASRSTMMLLQLLDMNPDLLNIIR; translated from the coding sequence ATGACATGCCTAAGTTGTGGTTATCATGAGTTTGTAGCCGGGAAACGCAGTGTGCCCTACCGTTACAAGGGTAAGGAGACAGTCCTGCTCGATGTCGATGCAAAATATTGCGCCATGTGCGGTGATATTAATCTCTCAGGGGATTTGGCTGATGACTACATTGCCAAGGCGAAAGCCTTCCAAGCCTTGGTAGACGCAGATTACCCGGATGCGAAATTTATCGCTGATGTGCGCATAAAGCTGCACCTTACGCAGAGAGAGGCCAGCAAAATTATCGGTGGTGGCAATAGTGCATTTAGCCAATATGAGGCAGGCAAAAGGAAAGCATCACGCTCTACGATGATGTTGTTGCAGTTGCTGGATATGAACCCTGACTTGCTGAACATAATCCGTTAA
- a CDS encoding helix-turn-helix domain-containing protein — MIEVQYLTDAEGNRTHVVVEIGLFNRLAASADIPEQWEDIPYEAGENDSETIPTEVVGISIKKGVTLLAAWRIHRNMSQKEAADALGITQAGISKIEKSERPHAATLEKFAKLYDCRPEQLTTA, encoded by the coding sequence ATGATTGAAGTTCAATACTTGACCGATGCTGAAGGTAACCGCACCCATGTAGTGGTGGAAATCGGGCTGTTCAACCGCCTTGCAGCGAGTGCTGATATCCCGGAGCAATGGGAGGATATCCCCTATGAAGCCGGTGAAAATGATTCAGAAACCATCCCAACTGAAGTTGTCGGCATCTCCATCAAAAAAGGTGTCACGCTACTGGCGGCATGGCGTATCCATCGCAACATGTCCCAAAAAGAGGCCGCCGATGCGCTGGGGATCACCCAAGCTGGCATCTCCAAAATAGAGAAGAGTGAGCGCCCCCATGCGGCAACGCTGGAGAAGTTCGCCAAACTCTATGACTGCCGCCCTGAGCAATTGACGACGGCATAA
- a CDS encoding type II toxin-antitoxin system HicA family toxin, whose amino-acid sequence MKLLVQHGWVLKRVKGSHHTYTKVGRVDIITVPHPEKDVATGTLRDILKRL is encoded by the coding sequence ATGAAGTTGCTAGTGCAACACGGGTGGGTTTTAAAGCGTGTGAAAGGAAGCCATCACACCTATACCAAGGTGGGGCGAGTAGACATTATTACCGTCCCCCATCCAGAGAAAGACGTAGCGACAGGTACATTGCGCGACATTCTCAAAAGGCTGTAA
- a CDS encoding type II toxin-antitoxin system HicB family antitoxin: protein MIFPIYIHQAESGTYSGFVPDIAGCYFAGATIDATIQDADAAIDAHLEFLADEGQALPVANTIEFHKSNDSCVDGVWAYVNVDLSKYDGKSIKLNITLPQNLIARIDQYVATHPAYGSRSGFLAAVARNEIQKSA from the coding sequence ATGATTTTTCCAATCTACATTCATCAGGCTGAAAGTGGCACCTACTCCGGGTTCGTGCCGGACATTGCAGGATGCTACTTCGCTGGTGCAACCATTGACGCAACCATTCAAGACGCTGATGCAGCCATTGACGCGCATCTAGAGTTCTTGGCGGATGAGGGACAGGCGTTACCTGTCGCCAACACTATCGAGTTTCACAAAAGCAATGACAGCTGCGTAGATGGTGTCTGGGCTTATGTGAACGTTGACTTGTCCAAGTATGACGGCAAGAGCATTAAGTTAAATATCACATTGCCGCAGAATCTGATCGCGCGCATTGACCAGTATGTAGCAACCCATCCAGCCTACGGCTCTCGCAGCGGCTTTTTGGCCGCCGTGGCGCGTAACGAGATTCAGAAAAGCGCCTAA
- a CDS encoding ribbon-helix-helix domain-containing protein, whose product MAINKLPKKATPSEVEQEKFINSAPDGVEVKKKGVMKGKKQQITFTIDPEVLEKLDARSATEGVSRAALINIAIRQLLNKGATVGGE is encoded by the coding sequence ATGGCGATTAATAAGCTGCCTAAAAAAGCGACCCCTTCTGAGGTGGAGCAGGAGAAATTCATCAATTCAGCGCCTGATGGAGTTGAGGTGAAGAAGAAGGGCGTGATGAAAGGTAAGAAGCAACAGATCACCTTTACCATCGACCCGGAAGTGCTGGAGAAGCTTGACGCCCGGAGCGCTACCGAAGGAGTATCACGCGCCGCGCTCATCAACATCGCTATTCGACAGTTGCTGAATAAAGGGGCAACGGTAGGGGGCGAGTAA
- a CDS encoding AAA family ATPase translates to MILTVGNTKGGVGKTTLAINIAAARAKQGRDVLLIDGDRQGTAQTAIGFRAEREDLPGIACAAYPDGSILRSQLLQQRGKYDDIIIDAGGRDSTALRAALILTDVLLVPYRPGSFDVWALEDISELIKEARSMRDDLIAYTIINAADANPHSIDNREAAEIITDYTELAFLSTPIVGRKAFSNAAGGGMCVQEYKPIDPKASAELEALVKALFND, encoded by the coding sequence ATGATACTGACCGTGGGTAACACCAAAGGTGGAGTGGGTAAAACGACACTTGCTATCAACATTGCAGCTGCGCGAGCAAAGCAGGGACGGGATGTGTTGCTGATCGATGGTGACCGTCAGGGTACAGCCCAAACCGCGATAGGCTTCCGGGCAGAACGTGAGGACTTGCCGGGCATCGCCTGTGCGGCATACCCAGATGGCTCTATCCTCCGCTCCCAGCTGCTCCAGCAGCGCGGGAAATATGACGACATCATCATTGATGCGGGCGGGCGCGACTCCACCGCTCTGAGGGCTGCGCTGATCCTGACTGACGTCCTACTTGTTCCTTACCGCCCCGGCAGTTTTGACGTTTGGGCGCTTGAAGACATCTCGGAGCTGATTAAAGAGGCTCGGAGTATGCGCGATGACCTCATTGCCTACACCATCATCAACGCGGCCGATGCCAACCCTCACTCTATCGACAACCGTGAAGCCGCTGAAATCATCACCGACTATACCGAGCTGGCATTTTTATCCACCCCCATCGTCGGCCGCAAAGCGTTCTCCAATGCCGCAGGCGGTGGCATGTGTGTACAGGAATATAAGCCCATTGACCCCAAAGCATCAGCAGAGCTTGAGGCATTGGTAAAAGCATTGTTTAACGATTAA